In the Pithys albifrons albifrons isolate INPA30051 chromosome 3, PitAlb_v1, whole genome shotgun sequence genome, one interval contains:
- the ASB13 gene encoding ankyrin repeat and SOCS box protein 13 — translation MESPVSSGSLRGEISFWADRTPVHEAARRGELLRLRQLIESGACVNAVTFDSITPLHEASLRGQTQCVQLLLDAGAQVDARNIDGSTPLCDACASGSIECVKVLLSHGAKVNPPLYTASPLHEACMNGSPECVQLLIDVGANLEAHDCHFGTPLHVACAREHLDCAKLLLNAGANVNAAKLHETALHHAAKVKNVDLVEMLVEFGGNIYARDNRGKKPSDYTWSSSPAAKCFEYYEKTPLSLCQLCRVTVRKAAGQRALEKISKLNIPPRLIQYLSYN, via the exons ATGGAGAGCCCCGTCAGCAGCGGGTCCCTGCGGGGCGAGATCA gtttCTGGGCTGACCGCACTCCGGTGCACGAGGCTGCCCGGCGGGGGGAGCTGCTGCGCCTGCGCCAGCTCATCGAGAGCGGGGCTTGTGTCAACGCCGTCACCTTCGACTCCATCACGCCCCTGCACGAGGCCAGTCTGCGGGGCCAGACCCAGTGTGTCCAGCTGCTGCTCGATGCAGGGGCCCAG gtggATGCCAGGAACATCGATGGCAGCACCCCCCTGTGCGACGCCTGCGCCTCAGGCAGCATCGAGTGTGTGAAGGTGCTGCTGTCCCACGGGGCCAAGGTGAACCCGCCCCTGTACACGGCCTCTCCTCTGCACGAAGCCTGCATGAATG GCAGCCCCGAGTGTGTGCAGCTCCTCATCGACGTCGGCGCCAACCTGGAGGCTCACGACTGTCACTTTGGCACTCCCCTGCACGTGGCCTGTGCCAGGGAACACCTGGACTGTGCCAAGCTGCTCCTCAACGCAG gggcCAACGTGAACGCGGCCAAGCTGCACGAGACGGCCCTTCACCACGCGGCCAAGGTGAAGAACGTGGACCTGGTGGAGATGCTGGTGGAGTTCGGGGGCAACATCTACGCCAGGGACAACCGCGGCAAGAAACCCTCGGACTacacctggagcagcagccccgCTGCCAAGTGCTTCGAGTACTATGAGA AGACGCCGCTgagcctgtgccagctgtgccgGGTGACGGTCCGGAAGGCGGCCGGGCAGCGAGCCCTGGAGAAGATCTCCAAGCTCAACATTCCCCCTCGGCTCATCCAGTACCTCTCCTACAACTGA